A window of the Podarcis raffonei isolate rPodRaf1 chromosome 4, rPodRaf1.pri, whole genome shotgun sequence genome harbors these coding sequences:
- the ICOSLG gene encoding ICOS ligand isoform X1 — translation MKRNVAPVKLDFKETFVKSMCLISHFVFIANISVTGIIGSTVELRCDELNGTFILNNFRVTWRKEGEIKCFVETYDSDEDLTSYREKNQCADFRDRTRFKEELKEGKFTLQLLRISPKDEFTYTCVVLKKNEEGKFEVHREVKTNLKVAANYSAPVLTRMLSGEETTFNCTSSHGYPQPKVYWVNHTDISLLNSTEQYTRAPDGTISVFSMLTVKAATAIKLECTIENEQLHQNLTASIDTSSPENSPSVDNSPSKTKGAVLASVAAVSIVILLIFYIGWKKRRTSVLMTYTAPAEIGNRNFGLPE, via the exons ATGAAAAGAAATGTGGCCCCAGTAAAACTGGATTTTAAGGAGACATTCGTAAAAAGCATGTGTTTAATTTCCCATTTTGTCTTTATAGCTAACATATCTGTCACTGGCATAATAGGAAGTACTGTTGAACTGAGATGCGATGAGTTAAATGGCACGTTCATCTTAAATAACTTTCGAGTAACATGgcgaaaagaaggggaaataaagTGCTTTGTAGAAACCTATGATTCTGATGAAGATCTGACTTCATACCGTGAGAAAAACCAGTGTGCAGACTTCAGAGATAGGACTCGGTTTAAGGAGGAACTGAAGGAGGGCAAATTTACTCTGCAACTGTTAAGGATCAGTCCTAAAGATGAGTTCACATATACCTGTGTGGTACTGAAGAAGAATGAAGAAGGAAAATTTGAAGTACATAGAGAAgtaaaaacaaacctcaaagtggcAG CAAATTACAGCGCGCCAGTTCTAACTCGCATGCTATCTGGAGAAGAAACGACGTTTAATTGCACTTCTAGCCACGGGTACCCACAACCAAAAGTTTATTGGGTAAATCATACTGACATCAGCCTCTTGAACTCAACTGAACAGTATACTAGAGCGCCTGACGGGACGATCAGTGTTTTCAGTATGTTAACAGTTAAAGCAGCTACTGCTATCAAGTTAGAGTGTACAATTGAGAATGAGCAGCTGCACCAAAATCTAACTGCCAGCA TTGACACAAGCAGTCCTGAAAATAGCCCCTCGGTTGATAACAGCCCAAGTAAGACAAAAGGTGCAGTTCTGGCTTCTGTGGCAGCTGTCTCAATAGTCATTCTACTTATTTTCTACATCgggtggaagaaaaggaggacttCTGTTCTAATGACTTACACTG ctcctGCTGAAATAGGAAACAGAAATTTTGGACTGCCAGAGTAA
- the GATD3 gene encoding glutamine amidotransferase-like class 1 domain-containing protein 3, mitochondrial isoform X4 gives MYAPDISQMHVIDHSKGQPAEGESRNVLAESARIARGKIADLAKLTAKDHDAVIFPGGFGAAKNLSTFAVDGKDCKVNGEVERVLKDFNKAGKPIGLCCISPVLAAKVLPGTEVTVGHEEEEGGKWPYAGTAGAIKALGGKHHIKEVTEAHVDTNHKVVTTPAFMCETELHHIYDGIGAMVKNVLKLTGK, from the exons ATGTATGCCCCAGATATTTCTCAGATGCACGTTATCGATCATAGCAAAGGACAGCCAGCTGAGGGTGAATCAAG AAATGTCTTAGCAGAATCGGCAAGGATCGCTCGTGGTAAAATTGCAGATTTGGCTAAACTTACTGCAAAGGATCATGATGCTGTGATATTTCCTGGAGGCTTTGGCGCGGCCAAAAATCT GTCTACGTTTGCAGTGGATGGAAAAGACTGTAAAGTGAATGGAGAAGTTGAACGTGTGCTAAAGGATTTCAACAAAGCTGGGAAACCCATTGG TCTGTGCTGCATTTCACCCGTTTTGGCTGCAAAGGTTCTTCCTGGTACTGAAGTCACTGtgggacatgaagaagaagaaggtggtaaGTGGCCTTACGCTGGAACTGCTGGGGCCATTAAAGCTCTGGGTGGAAAACACCATATTAAAGAAGTAACA GAGGCCCATGTGGACACAAACCACAAGGTTGTAACTACCCCAGCCTTTATGTGTGAAACAGAATTGCATCACATTTATGATGGCATTGGAGCCATGGTAAAAAATGTATTGAAGCTTACAGGCAAATGA
- the GATD3 gene encoding glutamine amidotransferase-like class 1 domain-containing protein 3, mitochondrial isoform X3 — MLAARLAGCRPPLSSLRVLRGLPAAGFHCSAQRLRGARVAVVLSGCGVYDGTEIHEASAILVHLSREGASVQMYAPDISQMHVIDHSKGQPAEGESRNVLAESARIARGKIADLAKLTAKDHDAVIFPGGFGAAKNLSTFAVDGKDCKVNGEVERVLKDFNKAGKPIGLCCISPVLAAKVLPGTEVTVGHEEEEGGKWPYAGTAGAIKALGGKHHIKEVTEAHVDTNHKVVTTPAFMCETELHHIYDGIGAMVKNVLKLTGK; from the exons ATGTTGGCCGCCAGGTTAGCGGGTTGTAGGCCGCCCCTCTCGTCGCTCCGGGTGCTGAGGGGGCTCCCGGCCGCGGGGTTTCATTGCTCGGCGCAGCGTCTCCGCGGGGCCAGAGTCGCTGTG gtcttatCAGGATGTGGTGTTTATGATGGTACTGAAATCCATGAAGCCTCAGC GATATTGGTCCATTTGAGCCGTGAAGGAGCCAGTGTTCAGATGTATGCCCCAGATATTTCTCAGATGCACGTTATCGATCATAGCAAAGGACAGCCAGCTGAGGGTGAATCAAG AAATGTCTTAGCAGAATCGGCAAGGATCGCTCGTGGTAAAATTGCAGATTTGGCTAAACTTACTGCAAAGGATCATGATGCTGTGATATTTCCTGGAGGCTTTGGCGCGGCCAAAAATCT GTCTACGTTTGCAGTGGATGGAAAAGACTGTAAAGTGAATGGAGAAGTTGAACGTGTGCTAAAGGATTTCAACAAAGCTGGGAAACCCATTGG TCTGTGCTGCATTTCACCCGTTTTGGCTGCAAAGGTTCTTCCTGGTACTGAAGTCACTGtgggacatgaagaagaagaaggtggtaaGTGGCCTTACGCTGGAACTGCTGGGGCCATTAAAGCTCTGGGTGGAAAACACCATATTAAAGAAGTAACA GAGGCCCATGTGGACACAAACCACAAGGTTGTAACTACCCCAGCCTTTATGTGTGAAACAGAATTGCATCACATTTATGATGGCATTGGAGCCATGGTAAAAAATGTATTGAAGCTTACAGGCAAATGA
- the ICOSLG gene encoding ICOS ligand isoform X2: MVPKSFGFMMFLWVQTAANISVTGIIGSTVELRCDELNGTFILNNFRVTWRKEGEIKCFVETYDSDEDLTSYREKNQCADFRDRTRFKEELKEGKFTLQLLRISPKDEFTYTCVVLKKNEEGKFEVHREVKTNLKVAANYSAPVLTRMLSGEETTFNCTSSHGYPQPKVYWVNHTDISLLNSTEQYTRAPDGTISVFSMLTVKAATAIKLECTIENEQLHQNLTASIDTSSPENSPSVDNSPSKTKGAVLASVAAVSIVILLIFYIGWKKRRTSVLMTYTAPAEIGNRNFGLPE; this comes from the exons atGGTGCCGAAAAG cttTGGATTTATGATGTTCCTTTGGGTTCAGACAGCTG CTAACATATCTGTCACTGGCATAATAGGAAGTACTGTTGAACTGAGATGCGATGAGTTAAATGGCACGTTCATCTTAAATAACTTTCGAGTAACATGgcgaaaagaaggggaaataaagTGCTTTGTAGAAACCTATGATTCTGATGAAGATCTGACTTCATACCGTGAGAAAAACCAGTGTGCAGACTTCAGAGATAGGACTCGGTTTAAGGAGGAACTGAAGGAGGGCAAATTTACTCTGCAACTGTTAAGGATCAGTCCTAAAGATGAGTTCACATATACCTGTGTGGTACTGAAGAAGAATGAAGAAGGAAAATTTGAAGTACATAGAGAAgtaaaaacaaacctcaaagtggcAG CAAATTACAGCGCGCCAGTTCTAACTCGCATGCTATCTGGAGAAGAAACGACGTTTAATTGCACTTCTAGCCACGGGTACCCACAACCAAAAGTTTATTGGGTAAATCATACTGACATCAGCCTCTTGAACTCAACTGAACAGTATACTAGAGCGCCTGACGGGACGATCAGTGTTTTCAGTATGTTAACAGTTAAAGCAGCTACTGCTATCAAGTTAGAGTGTACAATTGAGAATGAGCAGCTGCACCAAAATCTAACTGCCAGCA TTGACACAAGCAGTCCTGAAAATAGCCCCTCGGTTGATAACAGCCCAAGTAAGACAAAAGGTGCAGTTCTGGCTTCTGTGGCAGCTGTCTCAATAGTCATTCTACTTATTTTCTACATCgggtggaagaaaaggaggacttCTGTTCTAATGACTTACACTG ctcctGCTGAAATAGGAAACAGAAATTTTGGACTGCCAGAGTAA
- the GATD3 gene encoding glutamine amidotransferase-like class 1 domain-containing protein 3, mitochondrial isoform X1, translated as MAEWKVGVLGREAVGRGRAAAPRTAALHSRTSGMLALTQTDTSFGFSSFLLPFFGSYRNSAQFPTRKIITAQKQVSLGSVVSRIAAADQYCIVLAFFVYTVLSGCGVYDGTEIHEASAILVHLSREGASVQMYAPDISQMHVIDHSKGQPAEGESRNVLAESARIARGKIADLAKLTAKDHDAVIFPGGFGAAKNLSTFAVDGKDCKVNGEVERVLKDFNKAGKPIGLCCISPVLAAKVLPGTEVTVGHEEEEGGKWPYAGTAGAIKALGGKHHIKEVTEAHVDTNHKVVTTPAFMCETELHHIYDGIGAMVKNVLKLTGK; from the exons ATGGCGGAGTGGAAAGTTGGCGTCCTTGGAAGGGAGGCAGTTGGTCGGGGTCGAGCTGCAGCTCCGAGAACTGCAGCCCTTCACTCGCGCACTTCAGGAATGCTGGCATTGACCCAAACAGATACCTCGTTTGgtttctcttcctttctgctgCCTTTCTTTGGCTCTTATCGTAATTCTGCTCAATTCCCTACACGTAAAATTATTACAGCTCAGAAGCAAGTTTCGCTGGGTTCAGTAGTGTCGAGAATTGCGGCCGCAGATCAGTACTGTATAGTATTGGCTTTCTTTGTTTATACG gtcttatCAGGATGTGGTGTTTATGATGGTACTGAAATCCATGAAGCCTCAGC GATATTGGTCCATTTGAGCCGTGAAGGAGCCAGTGTTCAGATGTATGCCCCAGATATTTCTCAGATGCACGTTATCGATCATAGCAAAGGACAGCCAGCTGAGGGTGAATCAAG AAATGTCTTAGCAGAATCGGCAAGGATCGCTCGTGGTAAAATTGCAGATTTGGCTAAACTTACTGCAAAGGATCATGATGCTGTGATATTTCCTGGAGGCTTTGGCGCGGCCAAAAATCT GTCTACGTTTGCAGTGGATGGAAAAGACTGTAAAGTGAATGGAGAAGTTGAACGTGTGCTAAAGGATTTCAACAAAGCTGGGAAACCCATTGG TCTGTGCTGCATTTCACCCGTTTTGGCTGCAAAGGTTCTTCCTGGTACTGAAGTCACTGtgggacatgaagaagaagaaggtggtaaGTGGCCTTACGCTGGAACTGCTGGGGCCATTAAAGCTCTGGGTGGAAAACACCATATTAAAGAAGTAACA GAGGCCCATGTGGACACAAACCACAAGGTTGTAACTACCCCAGCCTTTATGTGTGAAACAGAATTGCATCACATTTATGATGGCATTGGAGCCATGGTAAAAAATGTATTGAAGCTTACAGGCAAATGA
- the GATD3 gene encoding glutamine amidotransferase-like class 1 domain-containing protein 3, mitochondrial isoform X2, whose amino-acid sequence MAEWKVGVLGREAVGRGRAAAPRTAALHSRTSGMLALTQTDTSFGFSSFLLPFFGSYRNSAQFPTRKIITAQKQVSLGSVVSRIAAADQYCIVLAFFVYTVLSGCGVYDGTEIHEASAILVHLSREGASVQMYAPDISQMHVIDHSKGQPAEGESRNVLAESARIARGKIADLAKLTAKDHDAVIFPGGFGAAKNLSTFAVDGKDCKVNGEVERVLKDFNKAGKPIGCHSRQLPQGTEKHHGMELPNTFSSGCFSTQECPPPVISCV is encoded by the exons ATGGCGGAGTGGAAAGTTGGCGTCCTTGGAAGGGAGGCAGTTGGTCGGGGTCGAGCTGCAGCTCCGAGAACTGCAGCCCTTCACTCGCGCACTTCAGGAATGCTGGCATTGACCCAAACAGATACCTCGTTTGgtttctcttcctttctgctgCCTTTCTTTGGCTCTTATCGTAATTCTGCTCAATTCCCTACACGTAAAATTATTACAGCTCAGAAGCAAGTTTCGCTGGGTTCAGTAGTGTCGAGAATTGCGGCCGCAGATCAGTACTGTATAGTATTGGCTTTCTTTGTTTATACG gtcttatCAGGATGTGGTGTTTATGATGGTACTGAAATCCATGAAGCCTCAGC GATATTGGTCCATTTGAGCCGTGAAGGAGCCAGTGTTCAGATGTATGCCCCAGATATTTCTCAGATGCACGTTATCGATCATAGCAAAGGACAGCCAGCTGAGGGTGAATCAAG AAATGTCTTAGCAGAATCGGCAAGGATCGCTCGTGGTAAAATTGCAGATTTGGCTAAACTTACTGCAAAGGATCATGATGCTGTGATATTTCCTGGAGGCTTTGGCGCGGCCAAAAATCT GTCTACGTTTGCAGTGGATGGAAAAGACTGTAAAGTGAATGGAGAAGTTGAACGTGTGCTAAAGGATTTCAACAAAGCTGGGAAACCCATTGGGTGT CATTCTAGGCAGCTGCCACAAGGAACAGAAAAGCATCATGGGATGGAACTGCCTAACACTTTCTCCTCTGGGTGTTTTTCCACTCAAGAGTGTCCTCCCCCTGTTATCAGCTGTGTGTGA